GATGCGCTCGCCGCTCTGGAGCGTTTGGGCACTGCGGAGTCCAAGGCGGCGCTGGAGAAGTTTCGTGGCGTGGAGTCGCGCCTGGTGAAGAAATATGTGGTCGCGGGTGTCGGCGCGACAATCGATGACGGATACCGTGAGGTTTATACGAGCGAATTTGGACAGCCGAAGTGCAAGGAAGAGATTGCTCGACACGCCCAACTCGAAAAAGAATGGCAGGAGCGGCATCCACAGGACAAGGCCAAGACAGAATCGTTGCCGCAGGCCGATGATGCGGATGTCAAGGCGGCTTCCGATGGGGGAATCAACCTCGACCTGGTGGCGCTGGTGCATGATCAACTTGGGTTGCTCAAAGCGCTGCACCGCAAGAACTCGCTCGCTCCGCTTGCCGCCACGATGGATCTGAATGGTGAAATTCACGGTTTCGCGCTCACCTCCGACGACTTCGGAGGCGTCATGCCAACGGTGGAGGAGGCGGTCGCGCTCTTTCAGCAGCGATTCCGTGCTGCTGCCAGAAAAGACGAGATTCGTGCCTGCGCCGTGTTTTATCACGGTTGCCGTGGTGCGGGGCAAGACACGCTCAACTTCGCTCCCGCGCTGTCGGAGGACGATGCGGGCTGTTTTGTCGCATTGGTGGATCATAGCAATGGCCAGGCCTATGCCGGCATCGTGCCCTACCTGCGGAACTGGAACGAGGAATGGGAGTATGGTCCCACTTTCTACCATGCCAGGGAGCGCGAGATTTTTTCCTGTGGTGATGCTGGCTGGCTGGAACAGCAAGTCATTCGCGCCGAAGTGCAGCGCTGGTGCAGACGTGGAAAGCAACTGCTGCGCGACGAGGAGGCATCGACTGCCGAGGCGGAGACCTGTTTCAATTATGCGCTGGAGATGGATCCGCTCTGCGGCGAGGCGCTGATTTTCAAAGCGGCGTTTCTGCGTGAGGCCGGCCGCCATGAAGAAGCCATCGCGCACTGTGATCGTGCTATGGCGCTCGGTGCGGATCGTCTGGCGGGTCTTGATCCAAGTGTGGCCGCTTCGCTTTGGCGCAACAAGGCGCTCTCGTTTCACGCTTTGGAGCGCTTTGAGGAGGAGCAGGCTGTGTATGATCATGTCCTCGCGACGGATGCTTCGGCGGCGAATTCACCAGAGATCTGGGGCTTGAAAGGAGCCGCCTGGTTATCCTGCGGGCAGATCAATGGAGCGCTGGCCTGTTTTCAGGAGGCCGAACGTTTGGGGCATCAGCAGGCGGCTCATGGCGTGAATGTTTGCTGGCAGTTCCTCGCTGAATCAAGCAATGACGCCGAGGCGCAATATCAACTGGGCCGCCGCCACTACGGCGGCGAGGGCATGCCGGAGGATCACGCTGAAGCGGCCCGCTGGTTTCGCAAAGCTGCTGAACAAGGACATGCTGACGCGCAGCGCCTGCTCGGTCTTTGCTACGCGGAAGGCGATGGCGTGCCCATGGATGCCGAGGAAGCCGCCAAATGGATTCGCAAGGCGGACGAGCAGGATCGCGCATCATCAAAGAGCATGGCATTGAAATCAGAACCTCACCCGGTTGAAGGCGGCCTCTATTGCACACAGGACGATGACGGCCATTTTTCGATCCTGAAGGTGCTGAAGCAGGGCGGCGGAGCGGTGCATGTGCGGCTCTATGGCAATCGTCTGACCTCGCCGCCTGCCCAGGTGGATGAAAGCACGCTGTTTCTGGGGGTGGGGCACGCGCCTATCTCGGAAGCCGGCTTTCAAGGCTGGAAGGCCACGTTCATCCAGCAGTCCACGGTCGAGGAAGACGAACTCGAAGGCTACCGACTGTGGATGGGGGAGTGATGGAGAAACTGAATGGGGTGCGAGCGGGGATGCAGACGCCCAGAACGACATTGACCTTTGTTTCCTGTTCGACCATGCTTTCACGCAGTCAGCCCAGCCTGAGCATGGCGTTCAATGCTCATAATTTTTAGTTTAGGTGGTGATCAAAACGAAACATCGAAAATGATGACGTCATATCGCTCCTGCTGTCTGATCTCCATGCTGCTATGTTTAAT
Above is a genomic segment from Prosthecobacter sp. containing:
- a CDS encoding tetratricopeptide/SEL1-like repeat protein, whose translation is MWPFTPSKIQQTIDQVLAPGALPSAREKSLVALMALPQKPESLKCYSQIALDAKQVWKVRYKAMEGMKLSQNVAGARALLACVGTDMRSVALGFLSASALQPFLQQIASETMPVFSEALRQIAAEVEKRFNNRLLEELQHVRSMLRVIDTPDANDLLAEVSQTTSKLQNGLVPEWLECALKSGYHQEVKDALAALERLGTAESKAALEKFRGVESRLVKKYVVAGVGATIDDGYREVYTSEFGQPKCKEEIARHAQLEKEWQERHPQDKAKTESLPQADDADVKAASDGGINLDLVALVHDQLGLLKALHRKNSLAPLAATMDLNGEIHGFALTSDDFGGVMPTVEEAVALFQQRFRAAARKDEIRACAVFYHGCRGAGQDTLNFAPALSEDDAGCFVALVDHSNGQAYAGIVPYLRNWNEEWEYGPTFYHAREREIFSCGDAGWLEQQVIRAEVQRWCRRGKQLLRDEEASTAEAETCFNYALEMDPLCGEALIFKAAFLREAGRHEEAIAHCDRAMALGADRLAGLDPSVAASLWRNKALSFHALERFEEEQAVYDHVLATDASAANSPEIWGLKGAAWLSCGQINGALACFQEAERLGHQQAAHGVNVCWQFLAESSNDAEAQYQLGRRHYGGEGMPEDHAEAARWFRKAAEQGHADAQRLLGLCYAEGDGVPMDAEEAAKWIRKADEQDRASSKSMALKSEPHPVEGGLYCTQDDDGHFSILKVLKQGGGAVHVRLYGNRLTSPPAQVDESTLFLGVGHAPISEAGFQGWKATFIQQSTVEEDELEGYRLWMGE